The following are encoded in a window of Colletotrichum lupini chromosome 3, complete sequence genomic DNA:
- a CDS encoding glycosyl hydrolase family 7 — MMASSLSRLGLATLFIGLAAAQRQIGPEENHPPLTTWRCTKAGGCTEVNNFIVLDSLAHNVYQANGGGSCGSWGSPPNETACPTKEACAENCVQEGLDDYSRVGVTTNGGAMTMYQLKDGVQVSPRVYLLDPSKEQYEMMHLTGKEFTFDVDVSKLPCGMNSALYTSEMEADGGKSALNTGGARHGTGYCDAQCYTTPFINGEANIEGYGACCNEMDIWEANSRSAHLAPHPCNQTGVYLCEGEDCAFEGVCDKNGCAWNPYRVNQDDFYGRGSGFDVDTTRPFTVITQFPANEAGVLTEIHRLYIQDGHLIRSEVVNNTDLPQVNYLNDEFCAATGSRRFMDLGAHREMGESFDRGVVLAFSIWWDAGGGMRWLDGAPEAGPCNETEGFPENVVKVEPNPVVTFSNIKWGELGSTFKPQSTERHFFHHGAPKPGATKTALRVEYPTAIEREKLDCQWCQIRAFPNHKQYPITIVNEVDDEIIPPNFRFLQHSKLGHGVQAAEDSFRSGCECEDEEECQYAGCLCLQEQEDDSDDEGEARKKAYMYHMHGVKAGLLRSKFLGSTRPIYECHEGCACDVTCPNRVVERGRQVPLQIFRTEKTGWGVRSLLDIRRGQFVDNYIGEIITPQEAQRRRDTSNIAQQKDVYLFALDKFTDEDSPDMRLQGPPLEIDGEFMSGPTRFINHSCEPNLRIFARVGDHADKHIHDLAFFALRDIPRGEQLTFDYVDGVSDDAVDAKDKSKQGDMVPCLCGSKNCRQFLW; from the exons ATGATGGCGTCTTCTCTGTCCCGCTTGGGCCTTGCCACTCTCTTCATAGGCCTGGCAGCGGCCCAGCGTCAGATTGGGCCCGAAGAGAACCACCCCCCACTCACGACATGGCGCTGTACCAAGGCCGGCGGCTGCACTGAAGTCAACAACTTCATCGTCCTCGACTCCCTCGCGCACAACGTCTACCAGGCCAACGGCGGTGGAAGCTGTGGCTCCTGGGGCAGTCCGCCCAACGAGACGGCGTGCCCGACCAAGGAGGCCTGCGCCGAGAACTGTGTCCAGGAAGGTCTCGACGACTACAGCCGCGTCGGCGTCACGACGAACGGCGGCGCCATGACCATGTACCAGCTCAAGGACGGCGTGCAGGTGTCTCCGCGCGTGTATCTTCTTGACCCTTCCAAGGAGCAATATGAGATGATGCACCTGACGGGCAAGGAGTTTACGTTTGACGTCGATGTATCGAAGTTGCCGTGTGGCATGAATAGCGCCCTGTATACCTCTGAGATGGAGGCCGACGGTGGCAAGAGCGCGCTCAACACTGGTGGCGCTCGTCACGGCACGGGGTACTGCGACGCCCAGTGCTATACTACGCCGTTCATCAACGGTGAAGCCAACATTGAAGGATACGGTGCATGTTGCAATGAGATG GACATATGGGAGGCCAACTCGCGTTCTGCTCATCTGGCGCCGCACCCGTGCAACCAGACTGGTGTCTATCTCTGCGAGGGCGAAGACTGTGCCTTTGAAGGCGTCTGCGACAAGAACGGTTGTGCCTGGAACCCGTACCG AGTCAACCAAGATGACTTCTACGGCCGCGGCTCAGGGTTCGATGTCGACACCACGCGTCCCTTCACAGTCATCACACAGTTCCCCGCCAACGAAGCCGGCGTCCTCACCGAGATCCACCGCCTCTACATCCAAGACGGCCACCTGATCCGCAGCGAGGTCGTCAACAACACAGATCTTCCGCAGGTCAACTACCTCAACGATGAGTTCTGCGCGGCGACGGGCTCGCGGCGGTTCATGGATCTCGGGGCGCACCGGGAGATGGGCGAGTCGTTTGATCGGGGCGTGGTGCTTGCGTTTAGCATCTGGTGGGATGCCGGCGGTGGGATGAGGTGGCTGGACGGTGCGCCGGAAGCCGGGCCATGCAATGAGACGGAAGGATTCCCGGAGAACGTTGTCAAGGTTGAGCCGAACCCGGTTGTGACGTTCAGCAATATCAAATGGGGCGAGCTTGGGTCTACGTTCAAGCCTCAGT CAACTGAGCGCCACTTCTTCCACCACGGCGCTCCGAAGCCTGGCGCAACCAAGACCGCCCTCAGAGTAGAGTATCCCACA GCCATTGAGAGGGAAAAGCTGGACTGCCAATGGTGCCAGATTCGAGCATTTCCGAACCATAAACAATACCCAATCACTATCGTAAACGAGGTCGACGACGAAATAATACCGCCCAACTTTCGATTTCTGCAGCACTCAAAGCTCGGTCACGGGGTACAAGCCGCAGAGGATAGTTTCCGAAGCGGATGCGAATGTGAAGACGAGGAAGAATGCCAGTATGCGGGCTGTCTCTGCCTGCAGGAGCAAGAAGACGACTCAGATGACGAGGGCGAAGCGAGAAAAAAGGCCTACATGTACCATATGCACGGCGTCAAAGCTGGGTTGCTGCGGTCAAAATTCCTGGGCTCAACGCGGCCCATTTACGAGTGCCACGAAGGCTGCGCATGCGACGTGACCTGTCCTAACAGGGTGGTCGAGAGAGGTCGTCAGGTTCCTCTTCAGATTTTCCGGACTGAGAAGACGGGCTGGG GTGTTCGATCGCTGCTCGACATTCGACGAGGACAGTTCGTCGATAACTACATTGGCGAGATCATTACACCACAGGAAGCCCAACGCCGACGGGATACGTCGAATATTGCGCAACAGAAGGACGTGTACCTTTTCGCGCTCGACAAGTTCACGGATGAAGACTCCCCTGACATGCGCCTGCAAGGCCCCCCGCTCGAGATAGATGGCGAATTCATGTCCGGCCCGACTCGCTTCATCAATCACTCCTGCGAACCGAATTTGCGTATCTTTGCGCGCGTGGGAGACCACGCCGACAAACACATTCACGACCTTGCCTTCTTTGCGCTTCGCGACATTCCCCGAGGAGAGCAGCTCACGTTCGACTACGTCGACGGTGTCAGCGACGACGCTGTTGATGCGAAAGACAAGAGCAAGCAAGGCGACATGGTTCCGTGTCTTTGCGGCAGCAAGAATTGTCGCCAGTTCCTGTGGTAG